CTCCCCGGTCAGTTGCCTTACCAGGGAGGCGTCCGCGTCATACACACCGGGCAGGTAGTGGGGCGTCACCACCAGGTGGGTGACCCCGCAGGCAGCCGCCTGCCGGGCCATCTCCAGGCTCTCACCCCAATCGGCGGCACCGTCATCCACGCCGGGCAATGCATGTACGTGCATATCACATACCACCCGCCGCGGTCCCGGCGCGGGCTCCGTACGCGCAGTGCCAGCGTGCGTCACGGTAGTCTCGTCTGCTCTGGCACGGGCTGGCACCCCAGCACCCCCTCTGCCGTGGAGGCGCTACTCCTCCTCGGAAGCCCGGCGCTTCTGCTCGCTGTGGTAGTAGTAGTAATAGCGGTAGTCACGCGGGGCGTGGCGCACCTCGTTGAGGATGGCTCCCAGCACCCGCGCCCCCGCCTTCTCCAGCAGGGCCCGGGACTCCCGCAGGAGATCGATACGCGTGACGCCCGCCCTCACCACCACCAGCACCCCCTCCACCTGCGTGCTGAGGATGACGCTGTCCGCCACCGCCACCAGGGGAGGGGAGTCTATGAGCACACAATCGTACTGTGCCGCCAGGGCGGGCCACAAGGAACGGGCCCGCTCCGAGTCGAGCAGTTCCGCCGGGTTGGGAGGGATGGGGCCGGAGCTGACCAGATCCACGCCCGGCACCGGCGTAGCCCTCAGCACGTCGGCTACCTCGGCTTCTCCCACCAGGATGTTGGTGAGCCCCCGGTGGTTGGGCACGTCAAAGATGCGGTGCTGCTGGGGCTTGCGCAGGTCGGCGTCGACCACCAGCACCCGCTTGCCCGCCTGGGCCAGGGCCACGGCCAGGTTGCTGACGATGGTGCTCTTGCCCTCCTCGGGCGCCGCGCTGGTCACCAGCAGGGTGCGCACGGGCTCGGGCGAGGCAAAGGCGAGACTCGTGCGCAGGGTGCGGAAGGCCTCCGCTGCGGGCGACTTGGGATGACGGTGACTGACGAGATAGAGGTTCACGGCCCTACCTCCCCCGATCGGCACCGGTGAAAAGCGGCACGTTGCCGATGACCGGTGCCCCCAGCACGCG
The Bacillota bacterium genome window above contains:
- a CDS encoding CpsD/CapB family tyrosine-protein kinase — protein: MNLYLVSHRHPKSPAAEAFRTLRTSLAFASPEPVRTLLVTSAAPEEGKSTIVSNLAVALAQAGKRVLVVDADLRKPQQHRIFDVPNHRGLTNILVGEAEVADVLRATPVPGVDLVSSGPIPPNPAELLDSERARSLWPALAAQYDCVLIDSPPLVAVADSVILSTQVEGVLVVVRAGVTRIDLLRESRALLEKAGARVLGAILNEVRHAPRDYRYYYYYHSEQKRRASEEE